One genomic segment of bacterium includes these proteins:
- a CDS encoding PaaI family thioesterase: MDQLLFSGCFVCGPDNECGLKSTFQTLDTGEVEGMFTPGVKHSGYEGVVHGGVIMGFLDEVLGRLAFNRDRLFLTHTLEVTFRKAASPGKRLKAVAQEEEWSKRKFKASGMVTDEDGDIVATARGTFLVMSEKMEKGLLPEGRRMKDEG, encoded by the coding sequence TTGGACCAGTTGCTCTTCTCCGGCTGCTTCGTATGCGGTCCTGACAACGAATGCGGATTGAAATCCACCTTCCAGACCCTCGACACAGGTGAAGTTGAAGGCATGTTTACCCCTGGCGTCAAGCACTCCGGCTATGAAGGGGTGGTCCACGGCGGGGTCATTATGGGCTTCCTCGATGAAGTTCTGGGCAGACTGGCCTTTAACAGGGACCGCCTCTTCCTCACCCACACTCTGGAGGTAACCTTCCGAAAGGCCGCCTCTCCCGGAAAACGGCTTAAAGCTGTGGCCCAGGAGGAGGAGTGGTCAAAAAGGAAGTTCAAGGCCTCCGGAATGGTCACCGACGAGGATGGTGACATTGTTGCCACTGCAAGGGGAACCTTCCTGGTGATGAGCGAAAAAATGGAAAAGGGGCTTCTCCCG